The DNA window ccTTCATCTattgtaataaaataattgcaatCACTTTCAAATAAACCAGATTACCCCATCAGCCGAAAACAAATATAATGTACAACAATCTTGTTAGAACAATGCAAACAAAGTTCTGTCGttgcaaaacaaattaaatatttggcaGTTCATTGTGGCTGTAATTAAACTGTTTTACACTGCacggggaaaagaaaaatgaattcaagCAGATATGTATGGACAATCTCAtactgaaacacattttaattagtttaattagTGGCTGCAATGAGTCTGCTTTCCACTACAAATCCTTTCGGAACAGGATTATAGACTTGATACTCAATTAATGCTCAACGTTGAGCTTgtatctgtgttttgttttgaaagaggCAACAGCAGTCCATGTACTTTGTACTGTAGTAAGATGGGAAGTTCTCAATAACGTTCTTTAACTAAAATAATTTGGAATTTACCTATTTACCCCACCTGTAATGCagaggcaaaaatgtaaaaagccatgggttaaaaatgtaatgtaagtcgctttggatgaaagcgtcagctaaatgacctgtaatgtaatgtaacatgagaaaaaggagacaaagtgTAGTGATGAGCTGCAGTTGCTCATATTCAACTTTTCTGGTCTCATTATTCCCCTGTTCTCTACTGAAGTGTTAATGTGTTGGGCCTGTTACGTTAAAGCGGAACTGTACACTAAAACAGGATTTTGAGCAGGTGACTAAATGGTATAATTGTTCTCCGTTTAACTTTATATTAAATCATGATGATCATCCTTAATGCCCTCTAGCCACAAGTCACAGGGTTAGAAATGAGGATGTTTCACAATGCTGTGGTGGGTGGAGTTGGACTCATACCTTGAGGGGATATTACACAATGTTAAGATTCCGCAGGAGTAACACCTGAAGGCGTGTCATGTGCAGAGTCTCAGCGGAGGCTCTCCGACAGGATAAAAGCAGCCGGACGACATCACAGATCATCACTCTGGAAGCTCCAGCTGGACGACCAGGAGACTCTCACAAGACTGATCATCACAACTTCCCCAGGtgaggacagaaagagacaggTGAACATTTACTGCTTAACTGATCTGCAGTCTGTGCAAAGATATCGGTCTTTATGTTGAGTGAAGGTGAAGAGTTGACTCTGTGTTAAAAACTCACAATACTGTAATAAGTAAATCTTTTCTCTTCAAGTTGGTGAAATGGCCTCAAATCAAATGGAAGTTGCTTCCCTGGGTCGACCTTTCACCCTCGGAATGCTCTATGATGCTCAAAGAGATGCACTGATCACAGGTAAGTCTGGATTAAACTGTTAATAAACTGAAATCATTTTGCTATTTAATcatctcctttcttcttctcattaATTTTTCCCTATTTAAGGAGTTATCGAATGCTTTTTAGTTCCACAATGCAGCTGTGAACCTCCATTAGTTTTTAGGAAAGCATGCTGTATTATTAGCTGATTATCCTAAtcgtaaaaaaatatttctgtatAACTGTCTGTTACAGTTTGCTTAAAGGGACTGAAATCATCTTACTATtaaatcctctttttttaacattatattTTAACAATTTAAGGAATTAACAAATGTTTTTAGTCAGTTAGTTGTTAGAGCTGTTTTTATTAGCTGATTATCATGTAATTAATTAGACAATTGAACTTTCAATTCCTGGTCaaaggtgtctttgtttcttgctcttttggAATCAAACAGTTTGTTAGCTGGCTTTGTATTATGGGGCATCCAACTGACTATTACTTCACAAAATATCTAAAAGAATAGTATATATAATAACAAGTACCCACCCTTTATTCGGTTTTCATTCTTCCCTTCTGTCATAGGTAGTCACGTCTTTCTTTCTGTATATGTAAattctttattttcacaaaatgatcctcctgctttgtgttttctacTTTTTAAAGGTTTGACCTTGTGGGATGAGAAAACTCTACAAGGGAAGACGATTAAAAATCCTAAACCCAGCAGTGAATTTGTCATTACTGATTCTGACACCATTGAATCAAAGTCCTCTCTGCTGGATGTTAATGCTTCTCTGAAGGCCAGCTTCCTCTCTGGGCTGATTGAAGTGGAAGGATCTGCTCACTACCTGAAAGATGAGAAAGAATTCAAGAATCAGAGCAGAGTGACTAGTGAGTACAAATCTACAACCCGCTTGGAACAGTTGTCAATAACTGACCTGATGACCTTAGAAGATCATCAAAAGGACGTCATCAACAagagctctgcaacacacatagTCACAGGCATCCTTTATGGGGCCAatgctttctttgtgtttgacagtGAAAAGTTAGACAGCAGCAGCGTTCAAGAAATCGAGGGCAGCATGAAAGCTATGATGACAAAGATCCCCTCATTAAGTCTTGAGGGAAACGTTGAAGTCAAGCTGAATGAGGGAGAAAAAGCCCTGAGTGCTTCAGTGTCCTGCAAATTCTTCGGAGACTTCATCCTTCAAAGCATCCCTTTAACATACGAAGATGCAGTGAAGACCTTTGGAGAACTTCCACAGTTACTGGGGGAAAATAGAGAGAAAGCTGTCCCAATGAAGGTCTGGCTGATGCCATTGACTACTTTATATGGAGATGCTGCTGAGCTCAAGAGTGAGATCAGCGGTGGACTGTTGGGGAAGATACAGCATACTCTTGAAGATTTGAGGGAAATCCGAATGAGAAGCAACGAATCTCTTAAAGACAGAGTGGTACAGAACATTCCACATATTACAGAAGAGTTAGACAATTTCCAGAAGTTGTGTCACCTCTATACATCAAACCTCCAGGGGACCCTGAAGGAGAAACTCCCCTCTATCCGTGAAGGTAAAGAAGATGAGAGCTCACTAGAAAAAACCATTGACAACAGAAACGAGTCCCCATTCAGTCAAGAAAAACTACTTAAGTGGCTGAATAATAAGGAGAGAGAAATCAACATCATCAAATCCTGTGTGGAGACCATGGAGGGAACAAAGATTGTCAAAAATCAGTCCGAGCTCGACAGAGAGGTTCTTGATGGAGATGTAGACAATGCTTActgctttgttttcacctcCACCAAACGGGGCGACACTTACCTTGATGAGATGGCCACATATTTGGGCACTCCTATAAAGGGGAGCACCACTGAAGACAAGTGGTTCTACTCAGAGGAAGTCTGGACCTCTCTGAGACAAAAAGCCAAAGCTTTCCAAGACTTCAATAAAGCAGAGAAGGACAACAACCGGTTCCGTTTCCTTATTGCAGTCATTCCAAATGAGAAATACAAAGGAGCAACAATCTACCATTTCAAGAAAGGCATCCTGCTCAGCGAAGATTTCTCAGGACCTGACCTTGATCCTGAGAAGATCATAGACAGAAGAGTTCTGACTTGGTGTAAGTGTATTCATGCTTTAAAGTCAAATACACTGATCTGATCAATATTTTGGCAGAAACTATGAACCTGAATTTGTTTGCTTCTCTCCATCAGATGCCTGTGATCTCACCCTTGACCCAAACACTGTCCAGAATAACCTCGTTCTGTCTGATGGAAACAAGACGGCAACACGTGGATCAAAGCAGCAACAATATCCTGATAACCCAGAGAGGTTTGATAAACAGACACAGGTGTTGTGCCAAGAGGGTTTAAACGGGTGCCATTACTGGGAGGTAGATTGGGATAATGCTTCTTCTTTCAAATCTATTCATGTAGCTGTTGTGTACAAGACCATAACAAGAAAGGGAGATGGTTCAGATAGCGAATTTGGAAATAATACCCAATCGTGGACTTTTGGCCAGTGGAAAAAAGATGGAGAACACGAAGTATCTGCATGGCACAATGGAAAGGTGTGGCAAACTTCTTTTCCCTCTGGTGGCTGCTCCACACTCGGTGTGTATCTGAACTGGCCTGCAGGCActctgtccttctacaaagTCTCCtccaacacactgacacacctcTACACCTATCGCACCACCTTCACTGAGCTCGTGTTCCCAGGCTTCTGGGTTTACAAGGAGGGAAACTGGGCCTCCCTGCGTCCTTTTAATTAGGACCAATGCTGGTGACTTGTTGGATCCTTGGTCTGTTAATAGAGGGACGGGGTTACAAGTAAAGTTTTAAAGGTAAAAAGGCATCCCATTTTCCATTGAACTTGTTTTAACAAATCCAAAagtgtaaaatacatttaaaaacaaaatgtataattttctGGTGTCTACTTTTTCAGCTGATGCAGAACCTGCTTTAAACTCAGATTGAACTGATTTGTGAATCCCATTTTAATTTCTATTCTTATTCCTTTTAGAGCTTTGACAACACTAATGTTCAAAAGCTAATGTCATAACCTGTGTAACTACTTTGTCATTTTGTAAATGGTCAACTGGGCTTTGTACCAATTCTGTACCTTAATTCTGACCAACTTTAATAAAGTACTCTCCTGCAATGTTTCAATGTGTATACTTTTGTAGaagtaaatgttttatctttaaatTAATTGCTTTCCTTTCATATTATCTTTGTATGTCTGTGTCTAACAGTAACTCCTGTGCAGACAGAAACTATTTTACATCAACTAACACATATTTTGGGGCCGTGTGAAGAgaactgtcagggatgcgggtgggaggcaggactcaaacgcagacttgtcaggaaaacaaaagactttaatagtcaaaaggccaaaaacacaggaaccgggaggaaaaacagcaggcaagaaactacagcCATCCACAATaagagacaatgacgcgacaagtgacacaagagacacacgggacacacggcttaaatacacaagggaggtgcaggtgattggacacaggtggaaactattagacgatcacaggggatgacgggacaaggcaggaagtgaagttacccggggacacgagtggcagaaaactacaaaatacaacaggaagtgaaccacaccgtgacagtaccccccccccctcaagggccgacttccaggcggctcacactagagcgaaacaaggggtgggggggagggaaacccgagacgttggtcggaccacccgggaaactctggcgggcggcccggcgggcggccaggcgaccggggagcctctgggtgTCGGCCTGTcggataggcacactgccggggagcctccggtggtcggccatttggccggctccggaacgtctctggaattgcaggctcggggacatgggaaacctccgggggggtcggcggcggctcggggaccctccgggggggtcggcggcggctcgggaaacctccgggggggtcggcggcggctctggAAACCtccgggaaacctccggggtagtcggggTCGGCGACGgctcgggaaacctccgggaaacctccggggtagtcggggtcggcggcggctcgggaaacctccgggggggtcggcggcggctcgggaaacctccgggggtcggcggcggctcgggaaacctccgggggggtcggcggcggctcgggaaacctccggggtagtcggcggcgcctcgggaaacctccgggaaacctccggggtagtcggggtcggcggcggctcgggaaacctccgggaaacctccggggtagtcggggtcggcggcggctcgggaaacctccgggaaacctccggggtagtcggcggcggctcggggacacgggaaacctccggggtagtcggcggcggctcggggacacgggaaacctcggGCCATttggcggctcagccccccccatatcccaccccatagccccccccccctcaagggccggatcccagacggccctcaaatcaccaacgggagggtgggagaggaccatgggatgggagggagtctgagtctcggagcggggactgggggcgtcggggccatgagtctcggagcggggactgggcgagtcggggtcgggactgagagtctcggaacgggagatcgctgcggcggcccagcgggagatcgctgcggcggcccagcgggagatcgctgcggcggcccagcgggagcgggagatcgctgcggccttTTTTACAATAGCAGTGaaacatttactgtattttATTACATTCACAATAATTAGGGAGAGGAACTTGTTCACTACTTATGACCTTAAGCTCCAGTTTGTATGTATTCAATAGAAAAACCCTGAACACCTGACTCTCAGATTTAAGTgtgtactgtaaaaaaaattagCCATTTCAGCTCATTTTCCTGAGCAAGGTAACTAATACCTGCAAAGTGTTAAGTTTATCTGTGACCAACTAATCAGTTTAGAGTACGTCATGCATAATATTTCAGTTGACTCAACTAAGTAAGTATGTGTGGTGCGAAAATGCATCCAACGCTCTGATGGAACTGTTTCTCAGACAGGAAGACCGAGCGTCACCTCTGCTGCCGAGAATATTTCACTTTACATAGATCATTtgctcctcctcatcagtaCCCGGGCGGGTTCCCCCCTGGACCGATGGAGGTCTTAAACATCAGGTtgaaggagacggggggggtgtGAGGTTGTTTTCTGTGGAGGGAGACCTGATGAACAGAAAGCAAACCATTGTAGGGATGTTTGTAGATCATCTTTGCTTGTGTGAGTGTTTACATGTTTGTAAAGAACCAACCTGAGGGATTAGTTCCTCCATGTCTGTGACCTTCTCCGCAGAACATTTCCCATCAGACATTAGTTTTTTTAAGTAAgctgtgaggggaaaaaaacctaAGCTAATTTAGCTGCTGTTAAAGGTTCGATTAAATGTTGGCTTGAAAGAAGGGAATTCAGACTTTAATCACTCAAGTCTTAATTACTAGCATTCATGCAGGGAAATACCAAAGATGTGAGCTCAGTGTCACACAAGACTTCAGAGAAGAAACACTTTCAATCAAACTTTGACTTCCAATTAAACTGACATAATTATTTCTCACCTTTTCCCTCACAGCCTCCCTTAATGGTGCCAGTACTTCTTCCGTCTTGACATGTATCTACTGCTCTCTGCACCGCACTGTTCCTGCAGTCAGCTGTTGATCTGTTGTCTTCACTTTCCACTTCGGAGTTTCCTCTGTTTGAGGGAAGGAGTGAAAAACAAGCGGGCACCTGTTCAGTCTTAAGGGTTAGAAACAAGAGCTTTCTGTTGATTCATCCAGGAAGCTCAGACAAAACGTGTCGTATTCTGTATAATAAAGTCAGCAAATATCAACCGTTCAATCCATTAAGGAGAGTTAAGCGTTATTCATGGTCTACAGTCCTAATTATATCCTAATTATTACATATTTGGCACTAAAAGTCTGAACCCAGAGGACTGATGAGTTGTCTTGACCCTTTGGACTCCCTGGTTTCTCATTTGTGCACACAACTGCATTATGCTAGACTGATGTCCAACTTAAAGACTTGGTTAGACTAATATCATACTTAAATACACTGtagtttgtttgtatttttgacTTGAACAATAAAACTAGATTTTTAAATTTGGCACATTTACAATGCAAAAAACACTGGCTTttacatcaaatatttataaaCCTTTTGAGTTATTGACCTATTTGGCCAAAAGAGAGAGTAAACTGTTAAGTGAGCGGTTTGTGCaattttaaatatcaaaacaggtACATAGAACATTAttagatattttttttcagAGTTTAATAAATCCATTTTGCACCGTAAATAGTTTGCATAGCTGTTCATCCACACCAGTTAAGTCGGCTGGtgttgttgctatggtgacaGCAAACGCACCGCCTGCTTAGGTTGCTTAAATGTAGTGAACCTAATCTTGAAATCACCATGTTTTACAAGGAGCCTAATGTATTGTCGCACATTGTGAAatcatgaaaaataaacagcacCTGAGCttccaacaggaagtgcctcagcgaGCTGCCGCTGCCAACATTTGCTTGCCctttatccctttttaaatacaaaagcaGAACGCtttccacagaagaggagaaacacccAAAATGACTGTAAAGGCCTTATCATGATATGAGGAATTCTGTGGAACTAATACTGGACTTatgtgttgacacacacacaccaccaacagTTACTGATTGCCTGCTGGGGAAAACAGATTTTACAGATTGGCATCACAATTTAAAAGGTCTTATTGATGCATTCTTAGGTagacaaattattatttatttgttgacaATCAATCCTCCACTGAGCTTTCAGAAAGTTGGCGATTAAAAGCATTGATTTACTTTCAAACTATATAGTTATATTTCTTCCACAGAAGTCACCTGATCCTGATAAGACCGTTACAGTCTTCAAGGTGTGTCTCAGAACTACCTGCCTTCTGTCcaagaaaaagagggaaaggagaATGATAGATTTTTATTTGGGGTAAAAACTTTCACCTGAATATCTACTTTATGaattaaaaatatgtttaacCTGAAATTTACAGgaattgtgtttaaaaaaacaataacgatTCCGGTTAGTTAACATCACAATTAACCACTTGTTTTTGGAGTGGTTCATAAAATTGAGCAACTCTAACCCCACATGTAGCTCCACCTTAACAGTCACGTATTAGATccacctttctctctccatccaggACGGTTAAGAAGTATAAATACATCTGATAAACAGCCGACAATGAACACTTATCAAACATACGAGCAGACAGGTGACTTCTCTGTTAACTTCAACAGACCTTGTGACAATGGCTAAGATTTGTGGAGGATGGAGTGAGCCACAGGAGGCCACTGAGGAAACTCAGAAGATTTGTGATCAGGTGAGTTTCAATCTACCTTTATTCTTCACGTAATCTCTCAATCCTGGTTTATACTTCAGTGTGGATCTACATCACATTTGAACTAATTCATACACAGGTGAAGGACCAAGTGGAGAAAATCACAGACCAGAAGCATCAGGTATACAAAGCAGTTCTATACAGGGAACAGATTGTGGCTGGACAGAACTTCCTCATCAAGGTAAGTAATAAAGTGATATTTAATTACAAAAAATTACAGCCTcagatgtgtgtctttgtgtgccacACAGGTTGAATTAACACGATTTGTAACATCCAGTTGAATCTTACTGTCAAACTCATGTCAGGGCAGTGAACACCAGTTAAACCATGAACACCTCTGATGGTGGAAGGTCCTCAGGGTTCAGCAACACAAGACTGAAAATATTCTTTTAGAGGTCCAAAGTTCCTCCTTTTATTCCTGCAGGTTTTTGCTGGAGAAGACGACTACCTCCACCTGTTTGTCTTTAGAGCACTTCCGTGTGATGGAGGCAGGATTGAGCTTAACGGTGTGGAGCAGCACAGAACCAAAGGAGACCCCCTCGAACCTTTTATGAACTGATTAAACAACCTGTTTCAACAGTTGAGAAGAGGCTGCGGCCTCATATTAAAAAGTGTTCTACTTCTTAGACCTGGAAGGATTTGACATTGAATTTAAATGGaacaacacattgaaaatattttgtttggGAAGCACCATGTTGAATGTACAACCTTCtactgaaataataaaataaaaagcatcaaaaacatacaattattCTGTTTCTTATTCACGTCATTTGTGTGAAATCTAAAGTATGTGTTTTCTTGGCTGGAAATATACTGACAAATGcattaaagacaaaaataattccACACCCAGACTCTTAacacagacaaagacatttAACCTTGAATAATTAGTTTCTTTTACTAATGAAAATGAACAAACAAGCTGCTTCAACAGTGAAATACTTCTTACACTCATAAACTAATTATCGTAATTAGTTGTTGCAATACGTCTGCTTTCCACTAAAAATCCTTTCAGAACACGATTATAAACTTGATATGGCCTCTAAATTTATGCTCAACGTTGAGCTTGAATTTGTATTTCGTTATTGACCCATGTGGCCACAAGAGGGAGTAAACCTTTAGGTGAGCACTTCTATC is part of the Gasterosteus aculeatus chromosome 21, fGasAcu3.hap1.1, whole genome shotgun sequence genome and encodes:
- the LOC144390209 gene encoding neoverrucotoxin subunit alpha-like, yielding MASNQMEVASLGRPFTLGMLYDAQRDALITGLTLWDEKTLQGKTIKNPKPSSEFVITDSDTIESKSSLLDVNASLKASFLSGLIEVEGSAHYLKDEKEFKNQSRVTSEYKSTTRLEQLSITDLMTLEDHQKDVINKSSATHIVTGILYGANAFFVFDSEKLDSSSVQEIEGSMKAMMTKIPSLSLEGNVEVKLNEGEKALSASVSCKFFGDFILQSIPLTYEDAVKTFGELPQLLGENREKAVPMKVWLMPLTTLYGDAAELKSEISGGLLGKIQHTLEDLREIRMRSNESLKDRVVQNIPHITEELDNFQKLCHLYTSNLQGTLKEKLPSIREGKEDESSLEKTIDNRNESPFSQEKLLKWLNNKEREINIIKSCVETMEGTKIVKNQSELDREVLDGDVDNAYCFVFTSTKRGDTYLDEMATYLGTPIKGSTTEDKWFYSEEVWTSLRQKAKAFQDFNKAEKDNNRFRFLIAVIPNEKYKGATIYHFKKGILLSEDFSGPDLDPEKIIDRRVLTWYACDLTLDPNTVQNNLVLSDGNKTATRGSKQQQYPDNPERFDKQTQVLCQEGLNGCHYWEVDWDNASSFKSIHVAVVYKTITRKGDGSDSEFGNNTQSWTFGQWKKDGEHEVSAWHNGKVWQTSFPSGGCSTLGVYLNWPAGTLSFYKVSSNTLTHLYTYRTTFTELVFPGFWVYKEGNWASLRPFN
- the LOC120811964 gene encoding cystatin-B-like; translated protein: MAKICGGWSEPQEATEETQKICDQVKDQVEKITDQKHQVYKAVLYREQIVAGQNFLIKVFAGEDDYLHLFVFRALPCDGGRIELNGVEQHRTKGDPLEPFMN